In Lentibacillus amyloliquefaciens, one DNA window encodes the following:
- the ychF gene encoding redox-regulated ATPase YchF — MSLTAGIVGLPNVGKSTLFNAITQAGAEAANYPFATIDPNVGIVEVPDDRLNKLTELVNPKKTIPTTFEFTDIAGIVKGASKGEGLGNQFLSHIRQVDAIVQVVRCFQDDNITHVSGKVDPLDDIEIINLELILADLETVNKRLQRVEKMARQKDKEAVAEYNLLEVLKEGLEAEKPARALELSDEQWKLVKDLHLLTSKPALYAANVSEEDVTDPESNEAVQKVREYAAGENAEVIVVCAKIEEEVAELDAEEKEMFLDDLGIAEAGLDQLIKASYNLLGLGTYFTAGEPEVRAWTFRKGMKAPQAAGIIHTDFERGFIRAETVSYEDLISAGTMVKAREEGNVRLEGKEYIVQDGDVIHFRFNV, encoded by the coding sequence ATGTCTTTGACAGCAGGAATCGTCGGACTTCCGAACGTTGGCAAATCAACTCTGTTTAATGCCATCACACAAGCGGGTGCTGAAGCAGCAAACTACCCGTTTGCGACAATCGATCCGAATGTGGGGATTGTGGAAGTTCCTGATGATCGCTTAAATAAATTAACTGAATTGGTAAACCCGAAAAAAACAATCCCGACAACATTTGAATTCACCGATATTGCCGGTATTGTGAAAGGTGCAAGCAAAGGAGAAGGGCTGGGCAACCAGTTTCTGTCCCATATCCGCCAAGTGGATGCTATTGTTCAGGTCGTCCGCTGTTTCCAGGATGATAATATCACCCACGTTTCAGGCAAAGTGGATCCACTTGATGATATTGAAATCATTAACCTGGAACTAATACTGGCAGATCTCGAAACCGTTAATAAACGGCTTCAGCGGGTTGAAAAAATGGCAAGACAGAAAGATAAAGAAGCTGTAGCGGAGTATAATCTGCTTGAGGTGCTAAAAGAAGGACTTGAAGCGGAAAAGCCAGCTCGTGCACTGGAATTATCGGATGAACAGTGGAAGCTGGTGAAAGATCTTCATTTGCTTACAAGCAAACCGGCATTATATGCAGCCAATGTGAGTGAAGAGGATGTTACAGACCCGGAGTCAAACGAAGCAGTACAAAAAGTAAGAGAATACGCGGCGGGCGAAAATGCTGAAGTTATTGTTGTTTGTGCCAAAATAGAGGAAGAAGTTGCGGAATTGGATGCTGAAGAGAAAGAAATGTTTCTCGATGATTTAGGAATTGCAGAAGCCGGACTGGACCAGCTGATTAAAGCTTCTTACAACTTATTGGGGCTGGGAACGTACTTTACAGCAGGTGAACCAGAAGTACGTGCATGGACATTCCGTAAAGGGATGAAAGCACCACAGGCAGCAGGTATTATCCATACAGATTTTGAACGTGGTTTTATCCGCGCGGAAACCGTCTCTTACGAAGATTTGATAAGCGCTGGAACAATGGTAAAAGCACGGGAAGAAGGCAACGTCCGCCTCGAAGGCAAAGAATACATCGTCCAGGACGGCGACGTTATCCACTTCCGGTTTAATGTTTAG
- a CDS encoding DUF1189 family protein, with protein MKSVVLLQTFINSLKLPNKQAMFKLNRVGMDVTVIYLFILILLISVPSLTSQLTTDDSAGAVISFPVFLIYFFIFSYLPLTIAVFLYISLLAYAGTGIAKLLNRKIRFSILWKLNAYTATIPFMLYPIAAFFFPITDVFLVLFILYSFLFMLKMITVYPRRKKRK; from the coding sequence ATGAAAAGTGTGGTATTGTTACAAACATTCATTAACAGTTTAAAATTGCCGAATAAGCAAGCGATGTTTAAATTAAATCGGGTTGGCATGGATGTCACAGTTATATATCTATTCATACTGATACTGCTTATTTCCGTTCCTTCACTGACCAGTCAGCTGACAACCGACGATAGCGCCGGCGCGGTAATAAGTTTTCCTGTTTTTCTTATATATTTTTTTATCTTTTCTTATTTGCCGTTAACGATAGCCGTTTTCTTATATATTTCACTGCTTGCTTATGCCGGGACAGGCATTGCAAAATTGCTCAACCGTAAGATCCGTTTTTCAATTCTTTGGAAGCTTAATGCTTATACAGCAACTATTCCATTTATGCTATATCCGATAGCAGCTTTCTTTTTTCCCATTACGGACGTCTTTTTAGTATTATTCATCCTGTATTCATTTCTTTTTATGCTTAAAATGATTACTGTTTATCCAAGAAGAAAAAAACGAAAATAG
- the modB gene encoding molybdate ABC transporter permease subunit — protein MDLTPLFLSLKIAGIATVFVFITGVFLARIVTRNRFPGKRIIESLLMLPLVLPPTVVGFGLLFLFGNNGPIGKLLLHWFDFQVVFTWIGAVIAAIVVSFPLMYQSAAASFQKYDRNIENAARTMGASGWRVFWTISFPLAWPGLLAGLVLTFARGLGEFGATLMIAGYIPNKTETIPLSIYFAVESGNREAALFWVISILLIGFAAILWLNWWSERNILRFSSND, from the coding sequence ATGGACTTAACACCACTGTTTTTGTCATTGAAAATAGCCGGGATTGCCACGGTCTTTGTATTCATTACAGGTGTGTTTTTAGCACGGATCGTAACGCGGAACCGATTCCCCGGGAAGCGTATCATTGAATCTCTATTAATGCTGCCGCTTGTTTTGCCGCCTACAGTTGTCGGATTCGGCTTACTGTTCCTGTTCGGTAATAATGGACCGATTGGAAAATTACTTTTGCACTGGTTTGATTTTCAGGTGGTCTTTACATGGATAGGTGCAGTCATTGCAGCGATTGTCGTGTCGTTTCCTCTGATGTACCAAAGTGCCGCTGCTTCATTTCAAAAATACGACCGTAATATTGAAAATGCTGCTCGTACAATGGGAGCGTCCGGATGGCGCGTTTTTTGGACGATTTCTTTCCCGCTTGCATGGCCCGGGCTGCTTGCAGGACTAGTTCTTACGTTTGCCAGGGGACTTGGTGAATTTGGTGCAACACTCATGATTGCCGGCTACATACCGAACAAAACTGAAACAATTCCGCTAAGTATCTATTTTGCAGTCGAGTCGGGAAATAGAGAGGCCGCTTTATTTTGGGTAATCAGTATATTGCTTATCGGATTTGCGGCAATTTTATGGCTGAACTGGTGGAGTGAGCGCAATATTTTACGCTTTTCAAGTAATGACTAA
- the rpsF gene encoding 30S ribosomal protein S6 — MRKYEIMYIIRPDMEEEAQTNLIERFSSVLTNNGAEVEKVDEKGKRRLAYEINDYRDGYYVIINFSGDENAINEFDRQAKFSDDIIRHMAIREEDQ, encoded by the coding sequence ATGAGAAAATATGAAATCATGTATATCATCCGCCCGGACATGGAAGAGGAAGCTCAAACCAATTTGATTGAGCGTTTCAGCAGCGTGCTGACAAATAACGGGGCGGAAGTTGAAAAAGTTGATGAAAAAGGCAAGCGCCGTCTTGCATATGAAATCAACGATTATCGTGATGGCTATTATGTCATCATCAATTTCAGCGGTGATGAAAATGCAATAAACGAATTTGACCGCCAAGCGAAATTCTCTGATGATATAATCCGTCATATGGCTATTCGAGAAGAAGATCAATAA
- the modA gene encoding molybdate ABC transporter substrate-binding protein — MRNLMSGFLIVCLLFAAGCSGQEGSNNKEILVAAASSLSDTLSELKREFESENPDITLTLNYGSSGKLAQQIKSGAPVDLFLSADQYWMDELEEANRIVSDSRTDFIQNRLAVISTQGTSYSVNTLSDLTTLNTEQITLGDPATVPAGKYAEQALRESGIMGDLKDKFVYTANAQQTLTYVESGNTEIGIVYGSDLERSELVNELLAIDDSLHDPIHYPAAVIESSQVKDESNKFIQFLQSDRAQAILESHGFSS, encoded by the coding sequence ATGCGAAATCTCATGTCCGGCTTTCTGATCGTCTGCCTGTTATTTGCAGCAGGGTGTTCAGGTCAGGAAGGTTCCAATAACAAGGAAATACTTGTGGCCGCTGCATCAAGTTTATCTGACACACTTTCAGAATTAAAACGTGAATTTGAGTCAGAGAACCCTGATATTACATTAACTTTAAATTATGGATCAAGCGGTAAACTTGCCCAGCAAATCAAATCAGGTGCACCCGTTGATCTATTCCTGTCTGCTGATCAGTACTGGATGGATGAGCTGGAAGAAGCGAATAGGATTGTATCAGACTCACGCACCGATTTTATTCAAAATAGATTGGCCGTTATTTCCACCCAGGGCACTTCCTACTCAGTAAATACATTATCAGACCTTACAACACTTAATACAGAACAAATCACACTCGGTGATCCTGCGACTGTGCCAGCCGGAAAATATGCTGAACAAGCATTGCGCGAAAGTGGTATTATGGGCGATTTGAAAGACAAATTTGTTTATACAGCGAATGCCCAGCAGACGCTTACATATGTGGAATCAGGCAATACAGAAATTGGCATCGTTTATGGCAGTGACTTGGAAAGATCCGAGTTAGTCAATGAACTATTAGCAATTGATGACAGTTTGCATGATCCTATCCATTACCCGGCTGCGGTGATTGAATCAAGCCAAGTGAAAGACGAATCTAATAAATTTATTCAATTTTTACAGAGTGACAGGGCACAGGCTATCTTAGAGTCACATGGGTTTAGTAGTTGA
- a CDS encoding ATP-binding cassette domain-containing protein, with protein MLSVDIQKNLQAFLLDVHFSVNSEIAVLFGPSGAGKTTILNCIAGLSMPNAGQITLNQRAFYPENKKPVPAAKRHIGYVFQDYALFPHMTVKKNIRYGLKDDQLMCRLTDMMGINHLLDKYPSQISGGEKQRVALSRAFVTQPDALLLDEPFSSLDRQTKLECQNELLELHKLWRIPVLLVTHDEQEASMLGDRILKLDKGKIII; from the coding sequence ATGCTTTCAGTCGATATTCAAAAGAACCTTCAAGCTTTCTTGCTGGATGTTCATTTTAGCGTCAATAGCGAAATTGCCGTTTTATTCGGGCCCTCAGGTGCCGGTAAGACAACTATACTGAACTGCATCGCAGGACTGAGCATGCCTAATGCCGGTCAAATCACTCTTAATCAGCGTGCGTTTTACCCGGAAAACAAAAAACCGGTCCCGGCAGCAAAACGCCATATTGGTTATGTTTTTCAGGATTATGCCTTATTTCCGCATATGACAGTTAAAAAAAATATACGTTACGGCCTTAAGGATGACCAATTAATGTGCCGACTTACTGATATGATGGGCATCAACCATTTGCTTGATAAGTATCCAAGCCAGATATCCGGCGGCGAAAAACAGCGGGTTGCTCTCAGTCGTGCTTTCGTTACACAGCCTGATGCACTGCTGTTGGATGAACCCTTTTCCTCTCTCGATCGCCAAACCAAACTGGAATGCCAGAATGAATTGCTTGAGCTCCATAAATTGTGGCGTATCCCTGTACTCCTCGTAACGCATGATGAACAAGAAGCCAGCATGCTTGGTGATCGAATATTAAAATTGGATAAAGGTAAAATTATCATTTAA
- a CDS encoding YybS family protein, producing MNQSKQLTDGALLTAVFMVLMLISAFVPFITLIATFLLPVPFILFASRYDWKPSIVMLITAVILSSLLTSIFSLPIPVLMGLGGIMIGSAIYHKLSPYETWARGTIGFVIGLVLIFVFSQFVFQVNLVNEIDNMVQESIATSQEVMEQFGLSDMPEEQLSMVTEQMGMLTDLLPVWLAIVALLLAFISQWLSYKVINRLERKQLYFPPFRSLRLPVSLIWIYFFSLIISFFDLDQSGIVYIAVNNVLMLTGILMVLQGFSFIFFYAHAKRMSKALPITSIVLTLFFPIFFLFLVRLLGIIDIGFSLRNRISNVKK from the coding sequence ATGAATCAATCGAAACAACTGACAGATGGAGCACTGTTGACAGCAGTATTTATGGTATTGATGCTGATTTCAGCATTTGTTCCTTTCATCACATTAATCGCTACATTTCTGCTGCCTGTACCCTTCATTTTATTTGCTTCCAGGTACGACTGGAAGCCTTCAATTGTGATGCTGATTACTGCTGTGATTTTATCATCACTGCTTACTTCCATTTTTTCTTTGCCGATTCCTGTTTTGATGGGTCTTGGAGGAATTATGATTGGAAGTGCAATTTATCATAAACTTTCGCCGTATGAAACCTGGGCACGCGGAACAATCGGTTTTGTAATTGGGCTAGTGCTCATTTTTGTTTTCAGCCAATTTGTATTTCAAGTCAATCTGGTAAATGAAATTGATAATATGGTACAGGAATCAATTGCAACGAGCCAGGAAGTCATGGAGCAATTTGGTTTGAGTGATATGCCGGAGGAACAGTTGAGTATGGTGACAGAACAAATGGGCATGCTCACGGACCTTCTGCCAGTTTGGCTGGCGATTGTTGCACTGTTGCTTGCCTTTATTAGCCAATGGCTCAGTTATAAAGTTATAAACCGCCTGGAACGAAAACAGTTATACTTTCCGCCGTTTCGTTCATTAAGGTTGCCGGTGTCATTAATTTGGATTTACTTTTTTTCCTTAATCATTTCCTTTTTCGATTTGGATCAATCGGGAATAGTTTATATAGCCGTTAATAATGTATTGATGCTTACGGGCATATTAATGGTCCTGCAAGGTTTTTCCTTTATATTTTTCTATGCTCATGCAAAGCGGATGTCGAAAGCATTGCCTATAACAAGTATTGTTCTGACATTATTTTTCCCGATTTTCTTTCTTTTTTTAGTCCGTTTGTTAGGTATAATTGATATTGGTTTTTCTTTAAGGAATAGAATTTCCAATGTTAAGAAGTAA
- the rpsR gene encoding 30S ribosomal protein S18, whose translation MAARRGRARRRKVCYFKANGITHIDYKDVDLLRKFISERGKILPRRVTGTSAKYQRKLTKAIKRARQVALLPYVTE comes from the coding sequence ATGGCAGCTCGTCGCGGTCGTGCAAGACGTCGTAAAGTGTGTTACTTCAAAGCGAACGGTATTACACACATTGATTATAAAGATGTTGATCTATTGAGAAAGTTCATTTCGGAGCGTGGGAAAATTCTTCCTCGTCGTGTAACAGGAACTTCCGCAAAGTATCAGCGTAAATTGACTAAAGCAATTAAACGTGCTCGTCAAGTGGCACTATTGCCATATGTTACTGAGTAA
- the ssb gene encoding single-stranded DNA-binding protein translates to MMNRVVLVGRLTRDPDLRYTPNGVAVANFRIAIDRPFSNQQGNRDADFINCVVWRRAAENLATYMKKGSMIGVDGRIQSRSFEGRDGNTVFVTEVVADNIQFLESKGTSQSRDQQPSGFQPNQNQNQNQNQTTQTQTNENPFKDNGEPIDISDDDLPF, encoded by the coding sequence CTGATGAATCGTGTCGTACTCGTTGGCAGACTAACGAGGGATCCTGATTTGCGTTATACACCAAATGGCGTAGCAGTTGCTAACTTTAGAATTGCAATTGACCGTCCGTTTTCCAATCAGCAGGGAAATCGTGATGCTGATTTCATTAATTGCGTTGTATGGCGGAGAGCCGCTGAAAATCTGGCAACATACATGAAAAAAGGCAGCATGATTGGTGTCGATGGCCGGATTCAGTCACGTTCATTTGAAGGACGAGATGGAAATACCGTCTTTGTAACTGAAGTTGTCGCAGATAATATTCAGTTCCTGGAATCGAAAGGGACGTCACAATCGAGAGATCAGCAGCCTTCAGGATTCCAGCCAAACCAGAATCAAAATCAGAACCAGAACCAGACAACTCAAACCCAAACGAACGAAAATCCATTCAAAGATAATGGAGAACCTATTGACATATCAGACGATGATTTACCATTCTAA